A region from the Clostridia bacterium genome encodes:
- the rsmG gene encoding 16S rRNA (guanine(527)-N(7))-methyltransferase RsmG yields MEAYELLKAGLSDIFGSCSDETVEAFRRLTEYMVEYNKKVNLTRITEPMDVVRLHYLDCAAVFWAVKMEKDASVIDVGTGAGFPGLVMKILRPDIRLCLLDSSNKRISYLRSAAELLSLSGIDFVCGRAEEASRKRGYRDAFDFAVSRAVASLPKLCELCMPFVRAGGLFVSLKGSEAEAEAISAEKAVRTLGGGNMRVIPAEIRDSEVNHHLIVIGKLRATPAQFPRKNALIQKAPL; encoded by the coding sequence ATGGAGGCATATGAGCTTTTAAAGGCGGGACTTTCAGATATTTTCGGAAGCTGCTCCGACGAGACCGTCGAAGCGTTTCGCAGACTTACGGAATATATGGTCGAATATAATAAAAAGGTAAATTTAACGAGGATCACCGAGCCTATGGACGTTGTGCGTCTTCATTATCTCGACTGCGCCGCCGTTTTTTGGGCCGTGAAGATGGAAAAGGATGCGTCTGTTATAGATGTGGGCACGGGCGCAGGCTTTCCGGGACTTGTTATGAAGATCCTCAGACCCGATATACGCCTTTGTCTTCTCGATTCTTCAAATAAGCGCATAAGCTACCTTCGTTCGGCGGCTGAGCTTCTCTCGCTTTCGGGTATAGACTTTGTTTGCGGGCGTGCAGAGGAGGCGTCGCGCAAGCGCGGTTATCGCGACGCTTTTGATTTTGCCGTATCGCGCGCCGTGGCGTCGCTGCCTAAGCTCTGCGAGCTTTGCATGCCGTTTGTGCGCGCGGGAGGGCTGTTCGTTTCGCTGAAAGGGTCTGAGGCCGAAGCCGAGGCAATTTCGGCCGAAAAGGCTGTGCGCACGCTGGGCGGCGGCAATATGCGGGTCATTCCCGCAGAGATAAGGGACAGCGAGGTAAATCATCATCTTATCGTGATAGGCAAACTTCGCGCAACGCCGGCACAGTTTCCGAGAAAAAATGCGCTGATACAGAAAGCTCCGCTTTGA
- a CDS encoding ribonuclease J, whose protein sequence is MAKKEKLKIIPLGGIGEIGKNITVLEYGGDMMIVDCGMAFPDDEMLGVDLVLPDLTYIEKNKEKLRALVLTHGHEDHIGGLPFLLRLVSTIPIYATKLTLGLVRKKLEEHPNIKKPRLFTIKAGDRIKAGVFEVEAINVNHSIADAVAYAIKTPVGTVIFTGDFKIDTTPIMGKMTDLARFGELGNEGVLALCCDSTNVERPGYAMSERKVGRAFERIFAASNQRIIVATFASNVHRVQQIINVAVKNGRKVAVSGRSMENVIDVARELGYLDVPDGEIIPLDMIKRYPPEKVVVITTGSQGEPMSALYRIAFSDHKKVEIMPGDTVIISALPIPGNEKLVNRVINELVHLGAQVISESADDIHVSGHACQEEIKILINLVKPKFFIPVHGEPRHLNASRHLAQSLGYQSSDIMMMEIGKVLELDAKSAKFNGTVPSGKVFVDGLGVGDVGNIVLRDRMHLAQDGLIVIVVTLDAEGQIVSGPDVVSRGFVYVRESEELIEEIRDVALWAFENSDKKNGQAKDKKNGDWAQKKNKVRSAVSEVIYERTKRKPMILPIIMEI, encoded by the coding sequence GTGGCAAAAAAAGAAAAACTGAAAATCATACCCCTGGGAGGCATAGGTGAGATCGGCAAAAACATCACCGTGCTCGAATATGGCGGGGATATGATGATCGTAGACTGCGGGATGGCCTTTCCCGACGACGAGATGCTGGGCGTAGATCTCGTTCTGCCTGACCTCACCTACATTGAAAAAAACAAGGAGAAGCTGCGCGCTCTTGTGCTGACGCACGGTCATGAGGACCACATAGGAGGTTTGCCCTTTCTTTTAAGACTGGTAAGCACGATACCGATATACGCAACCAAGCTTACGCTGGGCCTTGTACGAAAGAAGCTTGAGGAGCATCCCAACATTAAAAAGCCAAGGCTTTTCACAATAAAAGCGGGCGACCGCATAAAGGCGGGCGTGTTCGAGGTGGAAGCGATAAATGTGAACCATTCCATAGCGGACGCGGTGGCTTATGCGATAAAAACACCCGTCGGGACCGTAATATTCACGGGCGACTTTAAGATCGACACCACGCCCATAATGGGTAAAATGACAGACCTTGCACGCTTCGGCGAGCTGGGCAACGAGGGAGTGCTTGCGCTGTGCTGCGACAGCACCAACGTGGAGCGACCCGGCTATGCCATGAGCGAACGCAAGGTGGGACGGGCGTTCGAGCGAATATTCGCCGCGTCAAACCAGCGTATAATAGTCGCTACGTTCGCCTCAAACGTGCACCGCGTACAGCAGATAATAAACGTGGCCGTTAAGAACGGGCGAAAAGTCGCCGTGTCGGGGCGTTCTATGGAAAACGTTATAGACGTGGCGCGCGAGCTGGGATATCTCGACGTGCCTGACGGCGAAATAATCCCGCTTGACATGATAAAACGATATCCGCCCGAAAAGGTCGTGGTGATAACGACAGGTTCGCAAGGAGAGCCGATGAGCGCGCTTTACCGCATCGCCTTTTCCGACCATAAAAAGGTGGAGATAATGCCGGGCGATACTGTAATAATCTCCGCCCTGCCCATACCGGGCAACGAAAAGCTGGTAAACCGCGTAATAAACGAGCTGGTTCACCTGGGCGCGCAGGTAATAAGCGAGAGCGCCGACGATATACACGTATCCGGACACGCCTGCCAGGAGGAAATAAAAATACTCATAAATCTCGTTAAGCCCAAATTTTTCATACCTGTACACGGCGAACCAAGACACTTGAACGCAAGCCGACACTTGGCTCAGTCGCTGGGATATCAGTCGTCCGATATAATGATGATGGAAATAGGAAAGGTTTTAGAGCTTGATGCAAAATCGGCCAAGTTCAACGGTACCGTGCCCTCCGGCAAGGTATTTGTCGACGGACTTGGCGTAGGCGACGTGGGCAACATCGTGCTTCGTGACAGGATGCACCTTGCACAGGACGGACTTATAGTAATAGTCGTTACTCTCGACGCCGAGGGTCAGATAGTATCGGGACCCGACGTTGTGTCGCGCGGCTTTGTTTATGTGCGCGAAAGCGAGGAGCTCATCGAGGAAATACGCGACGTTGCTCTGTGGGCGTTTGAAAATTCCGATAAAAAGAACGGTCAGGCGAAAGACAAGAAAAACGGCGACTGGGCGCAGAAGAAGAATAAGGTACGAAGCGCCGTCTCCGAGGTCATATACGAGCGCACTAAGCGAAAGCCCATGATACTGCCGATAATTATGGAGATATAA